One genomic segment of Mastomys coucha isolate ucsf_1 unplaced genomic scaffold, UCSF_Mcou_1 pScaffold22, whole genome shotgun sequence includes these proteins:
- the Cmtr2 gene encoding cap-specific mRNA (nucleoside-2'-O-)-methyltransferase 2 translates to MSKRRKLPTQQLACSETFSPDILNDVSELFAKNFSYCKPLDHEWQLPAPTESFACDHTEFRAFLDLKNSLNEVKNLLSDKKLDEWHRHTAFTNKAGKVISHVKKAMNAELCTQAWCKFQEILCSFPLIPKEVFQNGRLNSLHLCEAPGAFIASLNHYLKSHRFPCEWSWVANSLNPYHEANDTLRMITDDRLIANTLHSWYFGPDNTGDIMTLKYLTGLQDFLGDMAPVHLVTADGSFDCQGNPGEQEALVSPLHYCEAVTALTTLGNGGSLVLKMFTLFEHCSVNLMYLLNCSFAQVHVFKPATSKAGNSEVYVVCLCYKGREAVHPWLSKMVLNFGTEMTRKALFPHHVIPKSFLEQHEECCAFFHRYQLKTISENIRLFESMGAGEQEKLNNLRDCAVQYFMQKFQLKPLSRNHWLVKKSNIGCSTNTKWFGQRNKYFKTYNERKMLETLSWKDKVAKGYFNSWAEEHTVYHPGQHSLLEGTASSLEYHSWHTLEGKKLSKVKCSPFCDGEILKTLNEAIEKSLEALSMDSKVSPKQQYHCCHIFSEESILSELLSLTKYLQDEQGLEPSNPIKCLFVGSPTDCDLQMHAPLEVQLLESVELTTFSCSLLHDGDPRYQRLFLDCLLHSLKQLHTGDVMILPILSCFTRFMAGLTFVLHSCFRFITFSCPTSSEPRRTCAVLLCIGYQNLPDAVFQFLQNVNDLLSTLLHPSAPQQVLQFVPMEVLLQGTLLDFLWDLNAAIAKRHLHLIIQGERDKVISSLEL, encoded by the coding sequence ATGAGCAAGCGCAGAAAGCTTCCAACTCAGCAGCTAGCTTGTTCAGAGACCTTCAGCCCAGACATTCTCAATGATGTGTCTGAGCTCTTTGCCAAGAACTTTTCCTACTGTAAGCCACTCGACCATGAGTGGCAGTTACCAGCTCCCACGGAGAGCTTCGCCTGTGATCACACTGAGTTCAGGGCTTTCCTTGACTTGAAGAACTCCCTAAACGAAGTGAAAAACCTCCTGAGCGATAAGAAGCTGGATGAGTGGCACAGGCACACTGCCTTCACCAACAAGGCAGGCAAAGTCATCTCTCATGTCAAAAAGGCCATGAACGCAGAACTCTGTACTCAGGCCTGGTGCAAATTCCAGGAGATCCTGTGTAGCTTCCCACTTATTCCGAAGGAAGTTTTTCAGAATGGAAGATTGAATTCTCTGCACCTGTGTGAAGCTCCGGGAGCTTTCATAGCGAGCCTCAACCATTACTTAAAATCTCACCGGTTCCCCTGTGAGTGGAGTTGGGTGGCTAATAGCCTGAATCCATACCATGAGGCAAATGACACTCTTCGGATGATTACGGATGACCGGCTGATTGCAAATACCTTGCACTCCTGGTACTTCGGCCCAGATAATACCGGTGATATCATGACCCTGAAGTATCTGACCGGGCTCCAGGATTTCCTGGGCGACATGGCTCCCGTTCACTTGGTCACTGCAGATGGGAGCTTTGATTGCCAGGGAAACCCAGGGGAACAGGAAGCTTTAGTCTCTCCTTTGCATTATTGCGAAGCTGTCACTGCTCTGACCACCCTTGGAAATGGCGGCTCTTTGGTTCTAAAGATGTTTACATTGTTCGAACATTGTTCTGTGAACCTCATGTACCTGCTGAATTGTTCCTTTGCCCAAGTTCATGTTTTCAAACCTGCTACTAGCAAGGCGGGAAACTCAGAAGTCTATGTGGTATGTCTCTGCTATAAGGGAAGAGAGGCTGTTCATCCCTGGCTATCTAAGATGGTGTTGAACTTTGGCACTGAGATGACCAGGAAGGCGCTCTTTCCCCATCATGTGATCCCAAAATCCTTTCTCGAGCAACACGAAGAGTGTTGTGCCTTCTTTCATAGATACCAGTTAAAGACTATTTCTGAGAACATTCGTCTTTTTGAGAGCATGGGAGCAGGGGAACAAGAGAAACTGAATAATTTAAGGGATTGTGCTGTACAATATTTTATGCAAAAGTTTCAACTGAAGCCTCTTTCTAGAAATCACTGGCTCGTTAAAAAATCCAATATTGGTTGTAGTACGAACACGAAATGGTTTGGACAGAGAAACAAGTATTTTAAAACCTATAATGAACGGAAGATGCTGGAAACCCTTTCATGGAAAGATAAAGTAGCCAAAGGATACTTCAATAGTTGGGCGGAGGAACACACTGTCTATCATCCTGGGCAGCATTCCCTCCTGGAAGGGACTGCTTCCAGTCTTGAGTACCACTCATGGCATACCTTAGAAGGAAAGAAGCTGTCGAAGGTAAAGTGTTCTCCTTTCTGTGATGGTGAAATTTTAAAGACTCTTAATGAAGCCATTGAGAAATCTTTAGAAGCTTTGAGTATGGATTCCAAGGTCAGTCCCAAGCAGCAATACCACTGTTGTCACATATTTTCAGAAGAATCGATATTATCTGAGTTGTTGAGCCTTACCAAGTACCTTCAGGATGAGCAGGGCCTTGAACCCAGCAACCCAATCAAGTGCCTGTTTGTGGGTTCACCGACTGACTGTGATCTCCAAATGCATGCGCCACTGGAAGTCCAGCTTCTGGAATCcgttgaactcacaaccttcagctGTTCCTTGCTTCATGATGGTGACCCAAGATACCAGCGTTTGTTTTTGGATTGCCTGCTGCACTCACTGAAGCAGCTTCACACAGGCGATGTCATGATTTTGCCCATCCTTTCTTGCTTCACAAGATTTATGGCTGGCTTGACCTTTGTCCTCCACAGCTGTTTCAGATTCATCACATTCTCTTGTCCCACATCCTCGGAGCCCCGCAGGACCTGTGCCGTCCTGCTGTGCATTGGTTATCAGAACCTTCCAGATGCAGTTTTCCAGTTTCTGCAGAATGTGAATGACCTCTTGAGCACTCTGCTCCATCCCAGCGCCCCTCAGCAGGTTTTACAGTTTGTGCCAATGGAGGTGCTCCTTCAGGGGACACTGCTTGACTTTTTGTGGGATTTGAATGCTGCCATTGCTAAAAGGCATTTGCATTTGATTAttcaaggagagagagacaaagtcaTCAGCAGCCTTGAGTTATAA